From the genome of Elusimicrobiota bacterium, one region includes:
- a CDS encoding phosphopantetheine-binding protein, translating to MASGNFSEDAVRTEILNMITEKTGYPKDMLELDLDMEADLGIDTVKQAELFAAIREHYSIPRRDNVALKDYPTI from the coding sequence ATGGCGTCCGGCAATTTCAGCGAGGACGCAGTCCGAACTGAAATTCTTAACATGATCACCGAGAAAACCGGCTATCCGAAGGATATGCTGGAGCTGGACCTGGACATGGAAGCCGACCTCGGCATTGACACCGTCAAGCAGGCCGAGCTTTTTGCCGCCATACGCGAGCACTATTCCATCCCAAGGCGCGACAATGTGGCCCTTAAAGACTATCCGACTATT